The Flavobacterium commune genome contains a region encoding:
- a CDS encoding transketolase, whose translation MHIENLKRKSIESRKKILKYIFNAKAGHTGGSLSILDILNVLYNDVMNVSPENFDSNTRDRFIQSKGHCVEALYVVLADKGFFPEEDLLTLCQYNSPYIGHPTKAIPGIEQNTGGLGHGLPICAGAALAAKKDNSPTKVFTILGDGEMAEGSNWEAMMFAAHYKLDNLCAILDYNKLQITAANEDVMGLEPIDQKLEAFGWAVKHVDGHNIEKLLETFRGLPLEKGKPTFIIAHTIKGKGISYMENVLKWHHGVPSKEQYDMAIEELDKQLQELETVSK comes from the coding sequence ATGCACATCGAAAATTTAAAACGAAAATCCATTGAGAGTAGAAAAAAAATTCTCAAATACATCTTCAATGCCAAAGCAGGTCACACTGGTGGAAGTCTTTCTATTTTAGACATTCTGAATGTATTGTACAATGATGTAATGAACGTTTCTCCAGAGAATTTCGATTCTAATACCAGAGACCGATTCATCCAGAGTAAAGGACATTGTGTGGAAGCATTGTACGTTGTTTTGGCCGACAAAGGTTTTTTTCCTGAAGAAGATTTATTGACACTTTGCCAATACAACTCGCCTTACATAGGACATCCAACCAAAGCCATTCCCGGTATTGAACAAAATACCGGTGGATTAGGACACGGTTTGCCTATTTGTGCCGGAGCTGCTTTGGCTGCCAAAAAAGACAATTCACCAACAAAAGTATTTACAATTCTAGGTGACGGAGAAATGGCCGAAGGTTCTAATTGGGAAGCGATGATGTTTGCTGCTCATTATAAACTGGATAATCTATGTGCTATTTTGGATTACAACAAATTGCAAATCACAGCTGCCAATGAAGATGTGATGGGCTTAGAACCCATTGATCAAAAATTAGAAGCCTTTGGATGGGCAGTAAAACATGTGGATGGGCATAATATTGAAAAGCTTTTGGAAACCTTCAGAGGACTACCGTTAGAAAAAGGGAAACCAACCTTTATCATAGCACATACCATCAAAGGAAAAGGAATCAGCTACATGGAAAACGTATTGAAATGGCATCATGGCGTTCCTTCAAAAGAACAATACGATATGGCTATAGAAGAGTTAGACAAACAATTACAAGAACTTGAAACTGTCTCAAAATAA
- a CDS encoding transketolase family protein translates to MEEIKTIDAANLEVFSEVLQSLAATDRDIMVVTSDSRGSGKLVPFGQKYPEQIVEVGIAEQNLVGVATGLASMGKKAFAVSPACFLTARALEQIKNDVAYSDNPVKLIGISAGVSYGALGTTHHSLHDYAVLRAINNITIVAPADNFETAEAIKQAAEMTSPIYLRFGKKTMPANLQSDLNADFKIGKGRVIQEGNDLTFIATGEAVLPCVEAAKLLEKEHNISCKIISLHTIKPLDTELLLASAANGKAIITVEEHSINGGLGEAVASLLFQNGCTNKFKIVGLPDDHTVSGSQIEIFNHYGISAEGLKNTALNTINL, encoded by the coding sequence ATGGAAGAAATAAAAACAATTGATGCCGCTAACCTCGAAGTCTTTTCTGAAGTTCTTCAGTCATTAGCCGCAACCGACAGAGATATTATGGTGGTTACGAGTGATTCTCGTGGTTCAGGAAAGTTAGTCCCTTTTGGACAAAAATATCCCGAACAAATTGTTGAAGTGGGTATTGCCGAGCAAAACCTGGTAGGCGTTGCCACTGGATTAGCCAGTATGGGTAAAAAAGCTTTTGCCGTTTCTCCAGCCTGTTTCCTTACGGCACGAGCATTGGAACAAATTAAAAATGATGTGGCTTATTCAGACAATCCCGTAAAACTAATTGGTATTAGTGCCGGGGTAAGTTATGGCGCATTGGGAACCACACACCATAGTTTACACGATTATGCGGTGCTGAGAGCCATCAATAACATTACCATTGTAGCGCCTGCAGATAATTTTGAAACTGCCGAAGCCATCAAACAAGCAGCCGAAATGACTAGCCCTATTTACCTGCGTTTTGGTAAAAAAACAATGCCTGCCAATTTACAATCAGACTTAAATGCTGATTTTAAAATTGGTAAAGGACGTGTTATTCAGGAAGGAAACGATTTGACTTTTATTGCTACTGGTGAAGCGGTACTACCCTGTGTTGAAGCAGCCAAACTACTGGAAAAAGAACATAATATTTCTTGCAAAATAATCAGTTTACACACCATTAAACCTTTGGATACTGAATTATTATTGGCTTCTGCTGCCAATGGAAAAGCCATTATTACCGTTGAAGAACATTCTATCAATGGCGGATTAGGCGAAGCCGTAGCTTCCTTATTATTCCAAAACGGATGCACTAATAAATTCAAAATCGTAGGATTACCTGATGATCACACCGTTTCAGGTTCGCAAATCGAAATTTTCAATCATTATGGTATTTCAGCCGAAGGATTAAAAAATACTGCTTTAAATACAATCAACCTATGA
- a CDS encoding D-ribose ABC transporter substrate-binding protein, with product MKIKHLSLVLLTLVLVFGCSSKEKSEKPKIAVVVSTLNNPWFVMLAESAAENAKKLGYEAKIFDSQNNPAIESDNFENLISSGYDAILLNPTDSDGSISNILKAKTAGIPVFCMDREVNADDAATSQILSDNYSGCVSIGIEFVKELKEKGKYVEILGLVGDNNTWARSGGFHSVVDKFPNLKMVAQQSGDFDRNKAMEVLETILQANPDIDGVFCGNDAMAMGAFQALQAAGKETKVKIFGFDGAGDVIEKIREKKIIATGMQFPKVMAQTAAQYADEYFKGRKVFPQRVPVEVELVNAANIKDY from the coding sequence ATGAAGATAAAACACCTTTCCTTAGTGCTGCTAACATTGGTTTTAGTTTTTGGATGTTCCTCGAAAGAGAAGTCCGAAAAGCCTAAAATTGCAGTTGTGGTTTCCACCTTAAACAATCCCTGGTTTGTGATGCTGGCGGAATCAGCTGCTGAAAACGCCAAAAAACTAGGATATGAAGCCAAAATATTTGATTCGCAAAACAACCCTGCTATCGAATCGGATAATTTTGAAAACCTCATCTCTTCGGGTTATGATGCCATTCTTTTAAATCCAACTGATTCTGACGGTTCTATTTCGAATATTTTAAAAGCTAAAACAGCGGGAATTCCGGTGTTTTGCATGGATAGAGAAGTAAATGCCGACGATGCAGCTACAAGCCAGATTCTTTCGGACAACTATTCAGGTTGTGTTTCTATCGGAATCGAATTTGTAAAAGAATTAAAAGAAAAAGGAAAGTATGTTGAAATCTTAGGTTTAGTAGGCGACAATAACACCTGGGCGCGCTCAGGAGGATTCCATTCGGTTGTGGATAAATTCCCTAATTTAAAAATGGTAGCCCAACAAAGTGGCGATTTCGATCGAAATAAGGCCATGGAAGTTTTAGAAACAATCCTGCAGGCTAACCCTGATATTGACGGTGTTTTTTGCGGCAATGATGCGATGGCAATGGGTGCTTTTCAAGCCTTACAAGCGGCAGGAAAGGAAACCAAAGTTAAAATTTTTGGATTTGATGGTGCAGGTGATGTCATTGAAAAAATTCGGGAAAAGAAAATTATAGCTACAGGCATGCAATTTCCTAAAGTGATGGCTCAAACAGCTGCCCAATATGCCGATGAGTATTTTAAAGGGAGAAAAGTATTTCCTCAAAGGGTTCCTGTAGAAGTCGAATTAGTAAATGCAGCAAACATTAAAGACTACTAA
- a CDS encoding DUF2291 domain-containing protein produces MKKKYVYILAFVIIAILGYNSVYFKKLSDVKNAKKENFDFKAYADSIYYKGILKSKKTIALTNLISSVKTNQEAAFKKYGNRLGIGNSAYFMIQSTGKIIDIKDGIYTIADEKNGVVYIDTKYIFGNALRDASGLVKLTDFKTNAQFNKVSESLNDIVRNEVIPKEIKKVQIGDSVSFSGAIKLSKKQTLFTDLLIIPSQIKLQ; encoded by the coding sequence ATGAAAAAAAAGTATGTATATATTTTAGCTTTTGTAATAATCGCCATTTTAGGATACAATTCGGTTTATTTCAAAAAACTGAGTGATGTGAAAAATGCCAAAAAGGAAAATTTCGATTTTAAAGCTTACGCCGATTCGATTTACTATAAAGGTATTTTGAAAAGCAAAAAAACGATTGCTTTAACCAATTTGATTTCTTCGGTAAAAACCAATCAGGAAGCTGCTTTCAAAAAATATGGAAACCGACTTGGAATAGGAAATTCGGCTTATTTTATGATTCAAAGCACCGGAAAAATCATTGATATCAAAGACGGAATTTACACTATTGCCGACGAGAAAAATGGTGTGGTTTACATTGACACCAAATACATTTTTGGAAATGCATTGCGAGATGCTTCAGGTTTAGTGAAACTGACTGATTTTAAAACCAATGCTCAATTTAACAAAGTGTCAGAATCGTTGAACGATATTGTTCGAAATGAAGTCATCCCAAAAGAAATTAAAAAAGTACAAATTGGCGATAGCGTTTCATTTTCAGGAGCCATCAAACTAAGCAAAAAACAAACTTTGTTTACCGATCTTTTAATTATTCCATCACAAATTAAACTTCAGTAA
- a CDS encoding sugar ABC transporter ATP-binding protein: protein MLEAINISKEFPGVKALNQVNFKFYPAKVNAILGENGAGKSTLLKILTGVYTQYDGEIQLNGETVTFSNIKEAQNAGIAIIHQELNLIPELSVTENLFLGREIKTSFGLLDSSKMEAEATRIFEKIQLNVSPKTLVQQLKVGEQQLVEIAKALLCNADVILMDEPTSALSDKEIDNLHRIIYELKAEGKTIVYISHKMDELFKIAENYTVLRDGNSIDAGEMKNTTEQELIRKMVGRDVLIEKKNTENQFENTILKVENLNLIHPGNKKRKLLHDISFELKKGEILGIFGLMGAGRTELLETIFGMHPSNSEYHLEIDGKSTFHKKPKDAIGNRLAFVTEDRKTEGLVLGMDISSNISLTNLPTFGLLSPSKDKASSKDYIEKLRIKTPSEMQLCQNLSGGNQQKVVLAKWLATNPQILMMDEPTRGIDINAKNEIYNLIKELATNQMSIILVSSEIPEILALSDRILVMAEGKIKASYLAAEANEDKLLKSALPE from the coding sequence TTGTTAGAAGCAATTAACATATCCAAAGAATTCCCGGGCGTAAAAGCACTCAATCAGGTAAATTTTAAATTTTATCCTGCCAAAGTCAATGCCATATTGGGAGAAAACGGTGCGGGAAAATCGACCTTGTTAAAAATTTTGACAGGCGTTTACACCCAATACGATGGTGAGATTCAATTAAATGGTGAAACCGTTACGTTTTCGAATATTAAAGAAGCTCAAAATGCGGGAATTGCCATTATTCATCAGGAATTAAACTTAATTCCGGAGCTTAGTGTAACCGAAAATTTATTTTTAGGAAGAGAAATTAAAACTTCATTCGGACTTTTAGATTCCTCAAAAATGGAAGCAGAAGCCACGCGCATTTTTGAAAAAATTCAATTGAACGTTAGTCCTAAAACCTTGGTACAACAACTAAAAGTAGGAGAACAACAGTTAGTTGAAATTGCAAAAGCGTTACTTTGTAATGCCGATGTTATTTTGATGGACGAGCCTACTTCTGCCTTAAGTGACAAAGAAATAGACAACTTACACCGTATTATTTATGAGCTAAAAGCGGAAGGCAAAACCATTGTTTACATTTCTCATAAAATGGATGAATTATTCAAAATTGCTGAAAACTATACCGTTTTAAGAGACGGAAACAGCATTGATGCCGGGGAAATGAAAAACACCACCGAGCAGGAATTAATTCGAAAAATGGTAGGTCGTGATGTGCTTATCGAGAAAAAAAACACCGAAAATCAATTCGAAAATACCATTCTGAAAGTAGAAAATCTAAACCTGATCCATCCCGGCAATAAGAAAAGAAAACTCCTTCACGATATTTCTTTCGAATTAAAAAAGGGAGAAATTCTGGGCATCTTTGGTTTGATGGGAGCTGGCAGAACTGAACTTTTGGAAACTATATTCGGAATGCATCCTTCAAATAGCGAATATCATTTAGAAATTGATGGAAAAAGCACTTTCCACAAAAAGCCAAAAGATGCTATTGGAAATAGATTGGCTTTTGTAACCGAAGATCGTAAAACCGAAGGATTGGTTTTAGGCATGGATATTTCGTCTAATATCAGCCTGACTAATCTGCCTACGTTTGGACTTTTAAGTCCTTCAAAAGACAAGGCTTCTTCGAAAGATTATATCGAAAAGTTACGCATCAAAACGCCATCTGAAATGCAATTGTGCCAAAATTTAAGTGGTGGAAATCAACAAAAAGTAGTTTTAGCCAAATGGCTCGCAACCAATCCTCAAATTTTAATGATGGATGAGCCTACCCGTGGAATCGATATCAATGCCAAAAATGAAATTTACAATCTAATAAAAGAGCTCGCAACCAACCAAATGAGTATCATTTTAGTTTCTTCTGAAATTCCCGAAATACTAGCGCTTTCGGATCGAATTTTAGTGATGGCCGAAGGGAAGATTAAAGCTTCCTATTTAGCCGCAGAAGCCAATGAAGATAAATTATTAAAATCAGCCTTACCTGAATAA
- a CDS encoding ABC transporter permease: MTISLNHPIIKKSQSLIALFLLCLFISLLSDKFMTSTNLWNVLRQISVNVCISVGMTLVVLMAGIDLSVGSVLGLTAAICAGLLKSGLSFESMDLFVGFSVLGAILAAILIGMALGLFNGWVITKFAIPPFVATLAMLTIARGLTMLYTEGIPISNLGPEFEFIGSGWILGIPVPVWISLFMVLIVVFLTKKTTFGRYIYAIGGNEKAAFLSGISINKIKLAVYGIAGMMAAVGGVLVTSRLNSAQPNAGMSYELDSIAAVVIGGTSLSGGVGTVAGTVIGAIIIGVLNNGLVLLDVSPFWQQVVKGIVILLAVIIDKMNQKNK, from the coding sequence ATGACTATTTCCTTAAACCACCCTATTATCAAAAAATCGCAATCCTTAATTGCGTTGTTTCTTTTGTGTTTATTTATCAGCCTGTTGTCTGATAAATTCATGACAAGCACTAACCTTTGGAATGTATTGAGACAAATCTCTGTTAATGTTTGCATTTCTGTCGGAATGACATTGGTAGTTTTAATGGCAGGAATCGATCTTTCAGTAGGTTCAGTATTGGGGCTTACCGCAGCAATATGTGCCGGTTTATTAAAAAGCGGACTCTCCTTTGAATCCATGGATTTATTTGTAGGATTTAGCGTTTTAGGAGCCATTTTAGCAGCCATACTTATCGGAATGGCCTTGGGGCTTTTCAACGGTTGGGTGATTACCAAATTCGCCATTCCTCCTTTTGTGGCAACACTGGCAATGTTAACAATTGCACGTGGATTAACAATGCTTTATACCGAAGGTATTCCCATTTCTAATTTAGGTCCTGAATTTGAGTTTATTGGTTCGGGTTGGATTTTAGGAATTCCGGTACCGGTTTGGATATCGCTGTTCATGGTCTTAATTGTCGTTTTCTTAACTAAAAAAACCACTTTTGGCAGATACATTTATGCCATTGGAGGAAATGAAAAAGCAGCATTTTTATCAGGAATCAGCATTAATAAAATCAAATTAGCAGTTTATGGAATTGCCGGAATGATGGCGGCTGTGGGTGGTGTTTTAGTCACTTCGAGACTAAATTCGGCACAACCTAATGCCGGTATGAGTTACGAACTGGATTCTATTGCAGCCGTAGTTATTGGAGGAACTTCGCTATCAGGTGGTGTGGGTACCGTTGCCGGAACCGTGATTGGTGCGATAATTATTGGAGTTTTAAACAACGGATTAGTTTTACTGGACGTTTCGCCTTTTTGGCAGCAAGTGGTAAAAGGTATCGTTATTTTATTGGCGGTAATTATTGATAAAATGAATCAGAAAAATAAATAA